A window of Coturnix japonica isolate 7356 chromosome 2, Coturnix japonica 2.1, whole genome shotgun sequence contains these coding sequences:
- the FKBP14 gene encoding peptidyl-prolyl cis-trans isomerase FKBP14 → MAALRAALLGALLGCTAAALIPLADVKVEVLHKPFLCHRRTKWGDLMLVHYEGFLQSDGSMFHSTHKHNNGHPMWFTLGIREAIKGWDKGLKDMCVGEKRKLTIPPALAYGKEGKGKIPPESTLIFNIDLLEIRNGPRSHESFQEMDLNDDWRLSKQEVKIYLKKEFEKHGAVVNDTQHDVLVEDIFDKEDEDSDGFISAREFTYKHDEL, encoded by the exons ATGGCGGCGCTGCGGGCCGCCCTGCTGGGTGCCCTGCTGGGATGCACGGCAGCGGCCCTCATCCCCTTGGCCGACGTGAAGGTGGAGGTGCTGCATAAACCCTTCCTATGCCACCGCAGGACCAAGTGGGGGGACCTGATGCTGGTGCACTACGAGGGATTCCTGCAGAGCGACGGATCCATGTTCCATTCCAC TCACAAACATAACAATGGCCATCCTATGTGGTTTACACTTGGCATAAGAGAAGCCATCAAAGGCTGGGACAAAGGTTTGAAGGACATGTGTGTGGGAGAGAAGCGGAAGCTAACTATTCCACCAGCCCTTGCTtatggaaaagaagggaaag GAAAAATTCCACCTGAGAGCACACTGATCTTCAATATTGACCTTCTAGAAATTAGGAATGGACCCAGATCACATGAGTCATTTCAGGAGATGGATCTTAATGATGACTGGAGGCTGTCCAAGCAAGAG GTGAAAATTTACCTGAAGAAAGAATTTGAGAAGCATGGAGCAGTGGTAAATGACACCCAGCACGATGTTTTGGTTGAAGACATTTTTGATAAAGAAGATGAAGACAGTGATGGGTTTATATCTGCAAGGGAATTCACATACAAGCATGACGAGCTGTAG
- the PLEKHA8 gene encoding pleckstrin homology domain-containing family A member 8 isoform X5: MEGVLYKWTNYLSGWQPRWFLLCGGILSYYDSQEDAWKGCKGSIQMAVCEIQVHPADNTRMDLIIPGEQHFYMKARNAVERQKWLVALGTAKACLTDSRTQKEKEFTENTEALKTKMSELRLYCNLLVQQVHKTKEASISAGSEPESGIDVGALLKSTCDTFLKTLEECMQIANTAFTSELLHQTPPGSPHLAVLRTNKIKHSVLSSHTSTERQMELNPCENGSVKAENNQLEQTLIKSLACLNLETNEASSDVSVEDHIKEDSAGIMEDGENKLQAVESLNAHNFLQSETSSLSGLTLCEEDENGFPTFFSVMSNRFSDIELQEEEGIPTEEFLESCYAIVPVLDKLGPTVFAPVKMDFVGNIKKINQKFITNKEEFDTLQKIVLHEVSTGVAQVRNSATEALLWLKRGLKFLKGFLTEVKNGEKNIQTALNNAYGKTLRQHHGWVVRGVFAL, from the exons ATGGAAGGGGTGCTGTACAAGTGGACCAACTACCTGAGCG GCTGGCAGCCTCGTTGGTTTCTTCTCTGTGGTGGTATCTTGTCCTACTATGATTCTCAGGAAGATGCCTGGAAGGGTTGCAAAGGAAGCATCCAAATGGCTGTGTGTGAAATTCAAG TTCATCCTGCAGATAACACACGAATGGACCTGATCATCCCAGGGGAGCAACATTTCTATATGAAAGCGAGAAATGCAGTTGAGAGGCAAAAGTGGCTGGTTGCACTAGGAACTGCGAAAGCCTGTCTGACAGACAGCAGgactcaaaaggaaaaag agttcactgaaaacacagaagccTTGAAGACTAAAATGTCTGAACTTAGACTGTACTGTAACCTTCTTGTTCAACAAGTGCATAAAACTAAGGAAGCCAGCATTTCTGCTGGATCAGAACCAGAG AGTGGGATTGATGTGGGAGCTCTGTTGAAATCAACCTGTGACACCTTCCTGAAGACTCTTGAAGAATGTATGCAAATTGCAAATACTGCCTTTACTTCAGAGTTACTACATCAGACCCCTCCTGGGTCCCCACATTTAGCAGTTCTCAGAACAAACAAG ATAAAACACTCAGTCTTGTCCAGTCACACCTCAACAGAAAG ACAGATGGAATTGAACCCTTGTGAAAATGGctctgtaaaagcagaaaataaccaGCTGGAGCAAACCCTTATAAAAAGTCTAGCATGCTTAAACTTGGAAACAAATGAGGCGAGCAGTGATGTTTCTGTTGAGGATCACATCAAAGAAGATTCGGCAG GCATAATGGAAGATGGAGAGAACAAGCTGCAAGCTGTAGAAAGCCTCAATGCCCACAATTTTCTGCAGTCAGAAACAAGTTCTTTAAGTGGATTGACTCTGTGTGAGGAAGATGAAAATGGGTTTCCTACTTTCTTCAGTGTCATGAGCAATAG GTTCAGTGATATTGAACTTCAGGAGGAAGAGGGCATACCAACAGAAGAGTTTCTGGAATCGTGTTATGCAATTGTACCTGTTCTGG aCAAGCTGGGACCAACTGTTTTTGCTCCTGTTAAAATGGATTTTGTAGGTAACATCAAG aaaataaaccagaaatTTATAACCAACAAAGAAGAGTTTGATACCCTGCAGAAGATAGTGCTCCATGAAGTCAGTACAGGTGTAGCACAAGTTAGAAACTCTGCTACAGAGGCACTTCTATGGCTGAAAAG AGGCTTAAAGTTCTTGAAAGGGTTTTTGACAGAAGTgaagaatggagaaaagaaTATCCAAACAGCTCTGA ACAATGCTTATGGAAAGACATTACGGCAGCACCATGGTTGGGTTGTCCGTGGCGTCTTTGCG CTTTAA
- the PLEKHA8 gene encoding pleckstrin homology domain-containing family A member 8 isoform X4 — protein sequence MEGVLYKWTNYLSGWQPRWFLLCGGILSYYDSQEDAWKGCKGSIQMAVCEIQVHPADNTRMDLIIPGEQHFYMKARNAVERQKWLVALGTAKACLTDSRTQKEKEFTENTEALKTKMSELRLYCNLLVQQVHKTKEASISAGSEPESGIDVGALLKSTCDTFLKTLEECMQIANTAFTSELLHQTPPGSPHLAVLRTNKIKHSVLSSHTSTERQMELNPCENGSVKAENNQLEQTLIKSLACLNLETNEASSDVSVEDHIKEDSAGIMEDGENKLQAVESLNAHNFLQSETSSLSGLTLCEEDENGFPTFFSVMSNRFSDIELQEEEGIPTEEFLESCYAIVPVLDKLGPTVFAPVKMDFVGNIKKINQKFITNKEEFDTLQKIVLHEVSTGVAQVRNSATEALLWLKRGLKFLKGFLTEVKNGEKNIQTALKCLLAMDDLQETDSRAETPVQNPFFPSFQS from the exons ATGGAAGGGGTGCTGTACAAGTGGACCAACTACCTGAGCG GCTGGCAGCCTCGTTGGTTTCTTCTCTGTGGTGGTATCTTGTCCTACTATGATTCTCAGGAAGATGCCTGGAAGGGTTGCAAAGGAAGCATCCAAATGGCTGTGTGTGAAATTCAAG TTCATCCTGCAGATAACACACGAATGGACCTGATCATCCCAGGGGAGCAACATTTCTATATGAAAGCGAGAAATGCAGTTGAGAGGCAAAAGTGGCTGGTTGCACTAGGAACTGCGAAAGCCTGTCTGACAGACAGCAGgactcaaaaggaaaaag agttcactgaaaacacagaagccTTGAAGACTAAAATGTCTGAACTTAGACTGTACTGTAACCTTCTTGTTCAACAAGTGCATAAAACTAAGGAAGCCAGCATTTCTGCTGGATCAGAACCAGAG AGTGGGATTGATGTGGGAGCTCTGTTGAAATCAACCTGTGACACCTTCCTGAAGACTCTTGAAGAATGTATGCAAATTGCAAATACTGCCTTTACTTCAGAGTTACTACATCAGACCCCTCCTGGGTCCCCACATTTAGCAGTTCTCAGAACAAACAAG ATAAAACACTCAGTCTTGTCCAGTCACACCTCAACAGAAAG ACAGATGGAATTGAACCCTTGTGAAAATGGctctgtaaaagcagaaaataaccaGCTGGAGCAAACCCTTATAAAAAGTCTAGCATGCTTAAACTTGGAAACAAATGAGGCGAGCAGTGATGTTTCTGTTGAGGATCACATCAAAGAAGATTCGGCAG GCATAATGGAAGATGGAGAGAACAAGCTGCAAGCTGTAGAAAGCCTCAATGCCCACAATTTTCTGCAGTCAGAAACAAGTTCTTTAAGTGGATTGACTCTGTGTGAGGAAGATGAAAATGGGTTTCCTACTTTCTTCAGTGTCATGAGCAATAG GTTCAGTGATATTGAACTTCAGGAGGAAGAGGGCATACCAACAGAAGAGTTTCTGGAATCGTGTTATGCAATTGTACCTGTTCTGG aCAAGCTGGGACCAACTGTTTTTGCTCCTGTTAAAATGGATTTTGTAGGTAACATCAAG aaaataaaccagaaatTTATAACCAACAAAGAAGAGTTTGATACCCTGCAGAAGATAGTGCTCCATGAAGTCAGTACAGGTGTAGCACAAGTTAGAAACTCTGCTACAGAGGCACTTCTATGGCTGAAAAG AGGCTTAAAGTTCTTGAAAGGGTTTTTGACAGAAGTgaagaatggagaaaagaaTATCCAAACAGCTCTGA AATGCTTACTTGCCATGGATGACTTACAGGAGactgacagcagagctgagacCCCAGTGCagaatcctttttttccttcctttcagtcGTAA
- the PLEKHA8 gene encoding pleckstrin homology domain-containing family A member 8 isoform X3 encodes MEGVLYKWTNYLSGWQPRWFLLCGGILSYYDSQEDAWKGCKGSIQMAVCEIQEFTENTEALKTKMSELRLYCNLLVQQVHKTKEASISAGSEPESGIDVGALLKSTCDTFLKTLEECMQIANTAFTSELLHQTPPGSPHLAVLRTNKIKHSVLSSHTSTERQMELNPCENGSVKAENNQLEQTLIKSLACLNLETNEASSDVSVEDHIKEDSAGIMEDGENKLQAVESLNAHNFLQSETSSLSGLTLCEEDENGFPTFFSVMSNRFSDIELQEEEGIPTEEFLESCYAIVPVLDKLGPTVFAPVKMDFVGNIKKINQKFITNKEEFDTLQKIVLHEVSTGVAQVRNSATEALLWLKRGLKFLKGFLTEVKNGEKNIQTALNNAYGKTLRQHHGWVVRGVFALALRAAPTYEDFVAALSVEDCDPQEETFYKAMQRDLNVYLPAMEKQLNILDTLYEVHGLESDEVV; translated from the exons ATGGAAGGGGTGCTGTACAAGTGGACCAACTACCTGAGCG GCTGGCAGCCTCGTTGGTTTCTTCTCTGTGGTGGTATCTTGTCCTACTATGATTCTCAGGAAGATGCCTGGAAGGGTTGCAAAGGAAGCATCCAAATGGCTGTGTGTGAAATTCAAG agttcactgaaaacacagaagccTTGAAGACTAAAATGTCTGAACTTAGACTGTACTGTAACCTTCTTGTTCAACAAGTGCATAAAACTAAGGAAGCCAGCATTTCTGCTGGATCAGAACCAGAG AGTGGGATTGATGTGGGAGCTCTGTTGAAATCAACCTGTGACACCTTCCTGAAGACTCTTGAAGAATGTATGCAAATTGCAAATACTGCCTTTACTTCAGAGTTACTACATCAGACCCCTCCTGGGTCCCCACATTTAGCAGTTCTCAGAACAAACAAG ATAAAACACTCAGTCTTGTCCAGTCACACCTCAACAGAAAG ACAGATGGAATTGAACCCTTGTGAAAATGGctctgtaaaagcagaaaataaccaGCTGGAGCAAACCCTTATAAAAAGTCTAGCATGCTTAAACTTGGAAACAAATGAGGCGAGCAGTGATGTTTCTGTTGAGGATCACATCAAAGAAGATTCGGCAG GCATAATGGAAGATGGAGAGAACAAGCTGCAAGCTGTAGAAAGCCTCAATGCCCACAATTTTCTGCAGTCAGAAACAAGTTCTTTAAGTGGATTGACTCTGTGTGAGGAAGATGAAAATGGGTTTCCTACTTTCTTCAGTGTCATGAGCAATAG GTTCAGTGATATTGAACTTCAGGAGGAAGAGGGCATACCAACAGAAGAGTTTCTGGAATCGTGTTATGCAATTGTACCTGTTCTGG aCAAGCTGGGACCAACTGTTTTTGCTCCTGTTAAAATGGATTTTGTAGGTAACATCAAG aaaataaaccagaaatTTATAACCAACAAAGAAGAGTTTGATACCCTGCAGAAGATAGTGCTCCATGAAGTCAGTACAGGTGTAGCACAAGTTAGAAACTCTGCTACAGAGGCACTTCTATGGCTGAAAAG AGGCTTAAAGTTCTTGAAAGGGTTTTTGACAGAAGTgaagaatggagaaaagaaTATCCAAACAGCTCTGA ACAATGCTTATGGAAAGACATTACGGCAGCACCATGGTTGGGTTGTCCGTGGCGTCTTTGCG TTAGCTTTAAGGGCAGCTCCGACGTATGAAGACTTCGTAGCAGCTCTGTCTGTTGAAGACTGTGATCCTCAGGAGGAAACATTTTATAAAGCAATGCAGAGGGACCTTAATGTTTACTTACCAGCCATGGAAAAGCAGCTAAATATCTTGGACACTCTCTATGAAGTACATGGTTTGGAGTCGGATGAGGTGGTATGA
- the PLEKHA8 gene encoding pleckstrin homology domain-containing family A member 8 isoform X6 codes for MWAGSLVGFFSVVVSCPTMILRKMPGRVAKEASKWLCVKFKSGIDVGALLKSTCDTFLKTLEECMQIANTAFTSELLHQTPPGSPHLAVLRTNKIKHSVLSSHTSTERQMELNPCENGSVKAENNQLEQTLIKSLACLNLETNEASSDVSVEDHIKEDSAGIMEDGENKLQAVESLNAHNFLQSETSSLSGLTLCEEDENGFPTFFSVMSNRFSDIELQEEEGIPTEEFLESCYAIVPVLDKLGPTVFAPVKMDFVGNIKKINQKFITNKEEFDTLQKIVLHEVSTGVAQVRNSATEALLWLKRGLKFLKGFLTEVKNGEKNIQTALNNAYGKTLRQHHGWVVRGVFALALRAAPTYEDFVAALSVEDCDPQEETFYKAMQRDLNVYLPAMEKQLNILDTLYEVHGLESDEVV; via the exons ATGTGg GCTGGCAGCCTCGTTGGTTTCTTCTCTGTGGTGGTATCTTGTCCTACTATGATTCTCAGGAAGATGCCTGGAAGGGTTGCAAAGGAAGCATCCAAATGGCTGTGTGTGAAATTCAAG AGTGGGATTGATGTGGGAGCTCTGTTGAAATCAACCTGTGACACCTTCCTGAAGACTCTTGAAGAATGTATGCAAATTGCAAATACTGCCTTTACTTCAGAGTTACTACATCAGACCCCTCCTGGGTCCCCACATTTAGCAGTTCTCAGAACAAACAAG ATAAAACACTCAGTCTTGTCCAGTCACACCTCAACAGAAAG ACAGATGGAATTGAACCCTTGTGAAAATGGctctgtaaaagcagaaaataaccaGCTGGAGCAAACCCTTATAAAAAGTCTAGCATGCTTAAACTTGGAAACAAATGAGGCGAGCAGTGATGTTTCTGTTGAGGATCACATCAAAGAAGATTCGGCAG GCATAATGGAAGATGGAGAGAACAAGCTGCAAGCTGTAGAAAGCCTCAATGCCCACAATTTTCTGCAGTCAGAAACAAGTTCTTTAAGTGGATTGACTCTGTGTGAGGAAGATGAAAATGGGTTTCCTACTTTCTTCAGTGTCATGAGCAATAG GTTCAGTGATATTGAACTTCAGGAGGAAGAGGGCATACCAACAGAAGAGTTTCTGGAATCGTGTTATGCAATTGTACCTGTTCTGG aCAAGCTGGGACCAACTGTTTTTGCTCCTGTTAAAATGGATTTTGTAGGTAACATCAAG aaaataaaccagaaatTTATAACCAACAAAGAAGAGTTTGATACCCTGCAGAAGATAGTGCTCCATGAAGTCAGTACAGGTGTAGCACAAGTTAGAAACTCTGCTACAGAGGCACTTCTATGGCTGAAAAG AGGCTTAAAGTTCTTGAAAGGGTTTTTGACAGAAGTgaagaatggagaaaagaaTATCCAAACAGCTCTGA ACAATGCTTATGGAAAGACATTACGGCAGCACCATGGTTGGGTTGTCCGTGGCGTCTTTGCG TTAGCTTTAAGGGCAGCTCCGACGTATGAAGACTTCGTAGCAGCTCTGTCTGTTGAAGACTGTGATCCTCAGGAGGAAACATTTTATAAAGCAATGCAGAGGGACCTTAATGTTTACTTACCAGCCATGGAAAAGCAGCTAAATATCTTGGACACTCTCTATGAAGTACATGGTTTGGAGTCGGATGAGGTGGTATGA
- the PLEKHA8 gene encoding pleckstrin homology domain-containing family A member 8 isoform X2 — MIYVSSNVGWQPRWFLLCGGILSYYDSQEDAWKGCKGSIQMAVCEIQVHPADNTRMDLIIPGEQHFYMKARNAVERQKWLVALGTAKACLTDSRTQKEKEFTENTEALKTKMSELRLYCNLLVQQVHKTKEASISAGSEPESGIDVGALLKSTCDTFLKTLEECMQIANTAFTSELLHQTPPGSPHLAVLRTNKIKHSVLSSHTSTERQMELNPCENGSVKAENNQLEQTLIKSLACLNLETNEASSDVSVEDHIKEDSAGIMEDGENKLQAVESLNAHNFLQSETSSLSGLTLCEEDENGFPTFFSVMSNRFSDIELQEEEGIPTEEFLESCYAIVPVLDKLGPTVFAPVKMDFVGNIKKINQKFITNKEEFDTLQKIVLHEVSTGVAQVRNSATEALLWLKRGLKFLKGFLTEVKNGEKNIQTALNNAYGKTLRQHHGWVVRGVFALALRAAPTYEDFVAALSVEDCDPQEETFYKAMQRDLNVYLPAMEKQLNILDTLYEVHGLESDEVV; from the exons ATGATCTACGTGTCTTCAAATGTGg GCTGGCAGCCTCGTTGGTTTCTTCTCTGTGGTGGTATCTTGTCCTACTATGATTCTCAGGAAGATGCCTGGAAGGGTTGCAAAGGAAGCATCCAAATGGCTGTGTGTGAAATTCAAG TTCATCCTGCAGATAACACACGAATGGACCTGATCATCCCAGGGGAGCAACATTTCTATATGAAAGCGAGAAATGCAGTTGAGAGGCAAAAGTGGCTGGTTGCACTAGGAACTGCGAAAGCCTGTCTGACAGACAGCAGgactcaaaaggaaaaag agttcactgaaaacacagaagccTTGAAGACTAAAATGTCTGAACTTAGACTGTACTGTAACCTTCTTGTTCAACAAGTGCATAAAACTAAGGAAGCCAGCATTTCTGCTGGATCAGAACCAGAG AGTGGGATTGATGTGGGAGCTCTGTTGAAATCAACCTGTGACACCTTCCTGAAGACTCTTGAAGAATGTATGCAAATTGCAAATACTGCCTTTACTTCAGAGTTACTACATCAGACCCCTCCTGGGTCCCCACATTTAGCAGTTCTCAGAACAAACAAG ATAAAACACTCAGTCTTGTCCAGTCACACCTCAACAGAAAG ACAGATGGAATTGAACCCTTGTGAAAATGGctctgtaaaagcagaaaataaccaGCTGGAGCAAACCCTTATAAAAAGTCTAGCATGCTTAAACTTGGAAACAAATGAGGCGAGCAGTGATGTTTCTGTTGAGGATCACATCAAAGAAGATTCGGCAG GCATAATGGAAGATGGAGAGAACAAGCTGCAAGCTGTAGAAAGCCTCAATGCCCACAATTTTCTGCAGTCAGAAACAAGTTCTTTAAGTGGATTGACTCTGTGTGAGGAAGATGAAAATGGGTTTCCTACTTTCTTCAGTGTCATGAGCAATAG GTTCAGTGATATTGAACTTCAGGAGGAAGAGGGCATACCAACAGAAGAGTTTCTGGAATCGTGTTATGCAATTGTACCTGTTCTGG aCAAGCTGGGACCAACTGTTTTTGCTCCTGTTAAAATGGATTTTGTAGGTAACATCAAG aaaataaaccagaaatTTATAACCAACAAAGAAGAGTTTGATACCCTGCAGAAGATAGTGCTCCATGAAGTCAGTACAGGTGTAGCACAAGTTAGAAACTCTGCTACAGAGGCACTTCTATGGCTGAAAAG AGGCTTAAAGTTCTTGAAAGGGTTTTTGACAGAAGTgaagaatggagaaaagaaTATCCAAACAGCTCTGA ACAATGCTTATGGAAAGACATTACGGCAGCACCATGGTTGGGTTGTCCGTGGCGTCTTTGCG TTAGCTTTAAGGGCAGCTCCGACGTATGAAGACTTCGTAGCAGCTCTGTCTGTTGAAGACTGTGATCCTCAGGAGGAAACATTTTATAAAGCAATGCAGAGGGACCTTAATGTTTACTTACCAGCCATGGAAAAGCAGCTAAATATCTTGGACACTCTCTATGAAGTACATGGTTTGGAGTCGGATGAGGTGGTATGA
- the PLEKHA8 gene encoding pleckstrin homology domain-containing family A member 8 isoform X1 — protein sequence MEGVLYKWTNYLSGWQPRWFLLCGGILSYYDSQEDAWKGCKGSIQMAVCEIQVHPADNTRMDLIIPGEQHFYMKARNAVERQKWLVALGTAKACLTDSRTQKEKEFTENTEALKTKMSELRLYCNLLVQQVHKTKEASISAGSEPESGIDVGALLKSTCDTFLKTLEECMQIANTAFTSELLHQTPPGSPHLAVLRTNKIKHSVLSSHTSTERQMELNPCENGSVKAENNQLEQTLIKSLACLNLETNEASSDVSVEDHIKEDSAGIMEDGENKLQAVESLNAHNFLQSETSSLSGLTLCEEDENGFPTFFSVMSNRFSDIELQEEEGIPTEEFLESCYAIVPVLDKLGPTVFAPVKMDFVGNIKKINQKFITNKEEFDTLQKIVLHEVSTGVAQVRNSATEALLWLKRGLKFLKGFLTEVKNGEKNIQTALNNAYGKTLRQHHGWVVRGVFALALRAAPTYEDFVAALSVEDCDPQEETFYKAMQRDLNVYLPAMEKQLNILDTLYEVHGLESDEVV from the exons ATGGAAGGGGTGCTGTACAAGTGGACCAACTACCTGAGCG GCTGGCAGCCTCGTTGGTTTCTTCTCTGTGGTGGTATCTTGTCCTACTATGATTCTCAGGAAGATGCCTGGAAGGGTTGCAAAGGAAGCATCCAAATGGCTGTGTGTGAAATTCAAG TTCATCCTGCAGATAACACACGAATGGACCTGATCATCCCAGGGGAGCAACATTTCTATATGAAAGCGAGAAATGCAGTTGAGAGGCAAAAGTGGCTGGTTGCACTAGGAACTGCGAAAGCCTGTCTGACAGACAGCAGgactcaaaaggaaaaag agttcactgaaaacacagaagccTTGAAGACTAAAATGTCTGAACTTAGACTGTACTGTAACCTTCTTGTTCAACAAGTGCATAAAACTAAGGAAGCCAGCATTTCTGCTGGATCAGAACCAGAG AGTGGGATTGATGTGGGAGCTCTGTTGAAATCAACCTGTGACACCTTCCTGAAGACTCTTGAAGAATGTATGCAAATTGCAAATACTGCCTTTACTTCAGAGTTACTACATCAGACCCCTCCTGGGTCCCCACATTTAGCAGTTCTCAGAACAAACAAG ATAAAACACTCAGTCTTGTCCAGTCACACCTCAACAGAAAG ACAGATGGAATTGAACCCTTGTGAAAATGGctctgtaaaagcagaaaataaccaGCTGGAGCAAACCCTTATAAAAAGTCTAGCATGCTTAAACTTGGAAACAAATGAGGCGAGCAGTGATGTTTCTGTTGAGGATCACATCAAAGAAGATTCGGCAG GCATAATGGAAGATGGAGAGAACAAGCTGCAAGCTGTAGAAAGCCTCAATGCCCACAATTTTCTGCAGTCAGAAACAAGTTCTTTAAGTGGATTGACTCTGTGTGAGGAAGATGAAAATGGGTTTCCTACTTTCTTCAGTGTCATGAGCAATAG GTTCAGTGATATTGAACTTCAGGAGGAAGAGGGCATACCAACAGAAGAGTTTCTGGAATCGTGTTATGCAATTGTACCTGTTCTGG aCAAGCTGGGACCAACTGTTTTTGCTCCTGTTAAAATGGATTTTGTAGGTAACATCAAG aaaataaaccagaaatTTATAACCAACAAAGAAGAGTTTGATACCCTGCAGAAGATAGTGCTCCATGAAGTCAGTACAGGTGTAGCACAAGTTAGAAACTCTGCTACAGAGGCACTTCTATGGCTGAAAAG AGGCTTAAAGTTCTTGAAAGGGTTTTTGACAGAAGTgaagaatggagaaaagaaTATCCAAACAGCTCTGA ACAATGCTTATGGAAAGACATTACGGCAGCACCATGGTTGGGTTGTCCGTGGCGTCTTTGCG TTAGCTTTAAGGGCAGCTCCGACGTATGAAGACTTCGTAGCAGCTCTGTCTGTTGAAGACTGTGATCCTCAGGAGGAAACATTTTATAAAGCAATGCAGAGGGACCTTAATGTTTACTTACCAGCCATGGAAAAGCAGCTAAATATCTTGGACACTCTCTATGAAGTACATGGTTTGGAGTCGGATGAGGTGGTATGA